CAATACCTTTGAAATATTCTTTGTCTCCTTTTGTAATTGCCATTGTGTTTTTATTTTAATTATGTTATTTTTTTGTTCCCGGCATTCTGCGTTTATTCATCATCGTTGTGAACTTGTTCGTCATCCATTTTTTTCACTGAAAGAAATGAGATAATCTCACTTGTAAAGCATATCGTCATTCAACAATTATTTCATTTGCTTCTCTAATGCTGCCTTCCACTTTTCATATACTTTATTATATGCCGATACTTTTTCTTTATCAGGATGAATTGTTTCTAAGAGCTCCAGTTTCGCAAATGCTTCCTGTGGTGTTTTATAAATCCCTAAACCTACACCTGCGCCTAACGCAGCACCCACACTGCCATCTGTGTTATATAATTCCAAACTCAAACCTGTAGCATTTACAAATGCTTCCGCAAATACCTTACTTAAAAACATATTTGCCTTACCTGTTTTAACCACCTTTGTTTGCATGCCATTCTCACGCATAATATCCAAACCATAACGGAATGCATACGCTATTCCTTCCTGCACCGCCCTGAACAGATGTGCTTTGCTGTGCTTATTCAAGTTGATATTGTTGAATTCAGCACTTAATTGTTTATTACATAACATTCGTTCTGCTCCATTCCCGAAAGGAAGAAACAGCAGATCATCGGCTCCAATAGAAACAGAAGAAGCCATTTCATTCATTTGTTGGTAAGACAAATTTTCATCCACCAGGTTTTTTATCCAGCGATTACTGATACCTGCGCCATTGATACAAAGCAGCACTCCCAAGCGGTTATTTTCATTAGTGTGATTAACATGCGCAAATGTGTTAACTCTTGAAAGTTTATCGTAAGCCAATGAATCGTTTACAGCATAGATAACACCGCTTGTTCCTGCTGTAGTTGCAATTTCACCAGGCTCAAATACATTCAATGATAAGGCATTGTTTGGTTGATCGCCGGCTTTATAAGTTACCGGAATTCCTTCCGGCAAGTTCAATTCTTTTGCTGCTGTTGCTGTAATATTTCCATGCGAAGAAAACACCGAGTGTAAAGAAGGGATTAGCTTTTTATCAAATCCGAAAGCTTGTAAAATATCTTCAGATAATTGTTGTTGTTTAAAATCCCAAAACACTCCTTCTGATAACGCTGATATTGTTGTGGTAACCCTATCCGTTAGTTGCATGGCAATATAATCGCCCGGCAATAATATTTTATCGATCTTATTATATATACCGGGTTCATTATCTTTTACCCATGACAGTTTGGAGGCAGTAAAATTGCCGGGAAAGTTCAATAAATGTGATAATGATCTTTCTGCGCCAATTACTGACAACCCTTTCTCTGCTTGCTTTTCCGTGCGACTATCGCACCAAATAATGGCGTCACGTAATACATTATTTTTTTCATCTACAATCACCAATCCATGCATTTGATAAGAAATACCGATTGCCTTTATGTCTGCAGGTGAGTATAAATTTGTTTGATTTGCTCTTATAATAGCCGCTTTTACATCGCTCCACCATTGCAAAGGAGATTGCTCAGCCCAATGTTGGAACGGTAATCTAATTTCACGTTCTGTATTATCCGGATAAGTAACCGACACAATATTTCTTTGTGAAAGTGCA
The Ferruginibacter albus DNA segment above includes these coding regions:
- a CDS encoding xylulokinase, which translates into the protein MNKTLLLGIDVGTSSIKVSIVDALSQRNIVSVTYPDNTEREIRLPFQHWAEQSPLQWWSDVKAAIIRANQTNLYSPADIKAIGISYQMHGLVIVDEKNNVLRDAIIWCDSRTEKQAEKGLSVIGAERSLSHLLNFPGNFTASKLSWVKDNEPGIYNKIDKILLPGDYIAMQLTDRVTTTISALSEGVFWDFKQQQLSEDILQAFGFDKKLIPSLHSVFSSHGNITATAAKELNLPEGIPVTYKAGDQPNNALSLNVFEPGEIATTAGTSGVIYAVNDSLAYDKLSRVNTFAHVNHTNENNRLGVLLCINGAGISNRWIKNLVDENLSYQQMNEMASSVSIGADDLLFLPFGNGAERMLCNKQLSAEFNNINLNKHSKAHLFRAVQEGIAYAFRYGLDIMRENGMQTKVVKTGKANMFLSKVFAEAFVNATGLSLELYNTDGSVGAALGAGVGLGIYKTPQEAFAKLELLETIHPDKEKVSAYNKVYEKWKAALEKQMK